The region ATTCTTCTAATGCTTGTATGCTTtaagaattttgatatttttgtcGGTCTTCCTTTCCTTTaacaagaaaaaagaaaaattatttcttttttctttttagtgaCCCAATTTCTTTCAAGTGATACTAATTTTTTGAacataattattgtttatacaCTTATAAATGTTTTCCCAACAACAtaaatatatgagaaataacaaaatttatgtaGTCCCTATTAACCATATTGCTTCTTTAAACCATATTATATTGTGACTCTTAATCATTTTTAGAGTAATTGAAGTCgagaaattaacattttttttctacgGGATATGAAGTTTAGacctttttatttgaaatttaaaaattctttctaaaatcttttcaaaaagtataaaaatatgtatgaaTCAACAATTGAAAtctttatataaatttcaaattattataagagcAAACCAAATATAGATGAAGTCCTTACTCCTTTTTATCATAATCTAAccaaatattatgaatttaatatcTTTGTTTTGTAATTACACATCTATGTATGAGCCCTTCCAATTTGTTTAGATTTGCATGACCAACCGAATTCTTAGAGGACTCTATCAATCTTCCTTTTTGAATATCTGAGATACTAACTTTGAGATTACTTGAGAAGACTccatacaaattataaattttttgaagAATTTGTTAGTTGTCAAGTAACTGTATTCAATGATTTAATCCTGGTAGAAGGAGAGAATAAGATAATTTAAAGAGAATGAAGGAGATACCATTTAAGATAAGATAATTTAACATTCATAGAAAAAAagaatttgatgaaaattaaaataaacagtGTTAAcgtttaaaattatgaatttcaTAATAAATACATGCTttagttgaatttataataataaatatatggtaAAAAAATCACTATTTTCCTACTCTTTATTTATAACATTGAGATTGCAATATTTTAGTGCATTTTGGACCTATAACAATGcttcaaatatttgtaaaactttTTAGGGAAACACCTCTAAATAGGGTGGACACAACATGTATGTCCCAAAACGGTCATGTACGTCGGAATTTCTACCAATCTTGTTTTATGAGTCGCGCTATTCATCTTTTAGCTTTTTTCTGTCTTTATTTTAGAGATTCTGATTAGGTTTTGTACTAATTTAAGTGCGGGAAAGAGTCTCGGAACTGTGGCTCACACGTATGTATGAATGGAAAGACTTTACTATGAAGTTTCTCACTTTAGACATGACTACTTTTACACAATTTATTTACAGAAATCTATTTTCGATATGCACCAAAAACACAAGCTTATTTCTAACCTATTTTTAAGGCTCATACTCGTTCTGCTCCTAAACATACTTCTACGTTTCGAATGGCACATTATTagaaaatactaaaaaattgTATAGAAAGCATACATGTATACGGGAGGGTAAGATGTGATGAAAACCTAAAATTATTCCAATATTtagtattaataaatttaatagttaGGTTATTCATGATGTACACAAATTTAATGAGTTTGGATCAATATTCAATTTACCATCAAATATCTATGAAACTATGACaacaagaattaataaattcttaGTTCAAGAATCTCACTGTCTTGCCTTCATATATGACCTACATAAAGTTagaattgacaaaaaaaaaaaagtaataaaaaaataaattgtagtATATGAATCATCTTGATCGTGTGAAATGTTCAGATCAATTGGTACTAAAATGAGTTCTTAGTTGGCTCCCCAATAAATTCtacaaaatgacaaaaatcaggttttattaaaaactcattttcttATGGCTTTCTAAGAGGTCTTTAGGtatcattttgaaaaatatcgatttacttaaatttgtaaataagaGGATAATATAACATatctaaaattcaaaaacatTGAAGATATTCTATGATCGTAATCATCTGTCAAAATTTACCagattttattaatattcatatttcgAAAATATCAAAACACATTTGATTTATATTGTAGCTTCAAAGAATGGCCATAGATGACTATACATGTGTCCAAgcattatttaaactatttgaACATACCAATTGAAGTCCATTtcaagaattatttgaaaacacataagatttcaaaatgaaaactaaaattataaattataaatgaataaaatctAGATTGTCATTATGACTTTTCATCTTATATGAATCAAAATTGGAATTAATTAACAACACATAAGGAATAAAGTTTTATCATCAATTTCTGTAAAGGAAAAGAACACAATATAAGATTGAAAAATTGATCCAAAtagtgtttttattaaataaaaatattgataaaattaagctaattttattaatgaaaataaataaaaattattagtaaataaaataaaattcaccCTAAATtgaaacgtgaattaaaggtgttaatccaaattataataaaattttaattgtataattaaaattaatgactaatcagaaaaattaaagtataaagttATGATAAAACATTCAACTTTAATTGGTCTATCAATTGACTAAGTCATATgaactattaaattaaatagcATTTCAGCACATAATATATAGGTaatgatgttaattagttacgAAATAATTTGCAAATTAATAAGCAATGTTTATTGCtaataaatgtttgaattattaaattacaatatttaattctCAGTCATGTATACTCATTCTTTATTCATTTCACTAACCACAATATCATTATATcacttctcactctagaattccaatttttttctcttatatttgTGAATGATCTTCGAGTTCTTGACTAGACTATTTCTATTGAAATCCGTGATTGGATTCATGTATCTTTGTCATGTTCGATGCGTAGTTATTCTAGTttagaatcactactagattcgttgtaccctcaGAGACAGCCATTTAGGATAAGTTCTAGTACAAACAGGAGATGATAGAACTGTTTAAGGGAAATATGTCTAACACATGCATTAAATCTATCTTTATTCGGTGATTTTGTTGTTCATATACGTTtagtgttttttatatatttgtaatattgtattttttagttatatatttatgtaatttaaagacaaaaatactatcaatcttaaaacagttttatGTAGTAGTTTGCGCCGCCGAAGTTTTTATCTTCGATATTTCAAAAATACGAGTTGTGATGTTGTAGTTCTAAGTATGACTTATTTCGACAAGTTGAAGTTGTTCATCGAAAGAAATAGAAGTATTGACTAATAaaggtaatttttttattttttttgtatatatgtaatgttaattattaacaacatttttttcCAAGCATAATTTGATAAGctaatatatcatatatatatatatatatatatatatatatatatatatatatatatatatatatatatatatatatatatatatatatatatatatatatatatatatatatatatatatatatatatatatatatatatatatatatatatatatatttatattttcaagaaacATGGTACATTATCtatcaaataaattagaaaataattatttgtttttattttaattctaagCTTGTTGGTTACTCAAATTATTAGTaacaataaatgaaaataaaaaaaataactaaaatgtaagttttaaattttcagaaaaaaataatttttataatttatttatagtaattaaaattaattataattgaaacgtatgatttcaattttaaaataattaattataaattatacattcttaaattaattaattaagtgttataattaataagaatgtggtACAGTGattgttaacaaaaaaaaaaaaaaaaaaaaaaaagtctatttatttatataagcaTATAGctagattgtcttttttatatttatatatatatatattacttttttgaTTATGATATTAAGATATCATTTAAATTCGTTTGTTGACAGAGTTGAATAGatgaagaataatatatttttcttaattaggaaAATAGAATTATCAACGGTAGAAAGAATAAAATTGGAgaacaaaaaattaaatggCACGTTGGCGTAGTGGTTCGAAGTTCGGACGCAATAATGTGAGACGGAAGGCATATCTCATGTTCGAATCACAATTGGGCCAATTATTTATTTGCACGAATTATATCGGTAAAAATATTTCActcaaaaaaatttcaaacattgCCGTTTCACGTGGATTATCATTCAAAACACGGTAATGTAAGTGCTTTTATTAAGACGTGAAGTacatttgtattatatattatttgattttgttgataagttattgtttatatatataaatataaacactaaaaatctacataccaatttataaaattaaaattatcattttaatttatttttgaaaaaatataatcaaaataattaaacccttgccaaaaacctatttaaaataattaattatacaaataattgtgataaataagacctaattaattaagaaaaatggtcaaaataataaaaataaaatatttgggacaaatgttgtactcatttcttttaaaataattttagaaaaatctgggattaaaataaataatttaggacgAATGAGGTACCTATTTCAttcccaaaaattatttatttaacacaaaaataaaataaaataaattggtaaaatattttccatatttattttaatattttgtggatttaaaaaatcaaaattaaaccccaAAGGGTTAaagaaaattcaatttcaaacaaacccgaTTTTAATTTCACTACCCGAACCCGAACCTGACGGTTATTACTAATCCTATCCCCATCCCCGATTTATTTGGTACCCaatccccgacgggtaccccattattcgattaaaaaacttataagattataaatattgaataaaaaaacacaacttttataaataattttaaaatagtaatatggaaatgttaaaaatataaataaaaacattaattgcCTACttacatacttatttttgtaaatCTTAAAGATAAATTAGGTTAGagaataaatagaataaaaaatagagattaaatataaagaatatgaggagagagaaataatattttattattaaataaaagttagtGTTGAAGATTTATGAggagaaataattttttgagaatataaaaaatttaaagttaagtGTAGTGTATTTATGACAATGTTTAGAGTGAAGTTtggataagatcaaattaaatgttgtatttgagaatatttaaaaagtcatacattaaactttattaaaaaaaattaattttaatattaatataatcaagtATCAGATTTGGGTTTCACACACTCCCCGTACCCGATACTTTCTCCCCATCCCCGTGCCCGACCCTAGGTaaccattgtcatccctaatatCAATGTCGATTGAAACAAGATACATCGCTGTATAGTTTGTTAATAGTAATAAAACAGTATGTATTAAAACCTCTATACCTACCGTTTTGGTACTCTATATATACCTCTTTAGTTTTGAAGTAAGTTttgtcaaatcaaaattttctataCGATTTAGATTAATGGTTTTTCAACATTtagattatgataaaataaatatactattaaattattatttttattttatttttgataaaagtaATAAAAGTGTGCACCCAAAGACTTTGTTTGATATAAGTTTCATTAAATAATCTCGTTATGATTTAAAGTAAATTATATCTGAATACCTCTTGTGGGTCATAAGCTTACATAGCCGTAATTCTATCTGGAGTTGTCTAGCTCTACACTCTCTCGACTCATACGGTCTACATTCGAACTAGACGAGTAATTCTCTATAGGATTGCCTTTACACTCCCTAACTAAACGAAAGTAAAGATTTTTCCTCAATACAGAAGATTGACTAGAGAAAGGGGGAAGGACCCTAATCTAGCTAATGGAGTTCACCAGTAACTAAGTTAGTGAAGCGATGCctaaacatattttcatattttaccAAGATTCCGATTGAACTATAGagaaagaataattattttttatattcatagaCTTACTCTTAAATAGGGCGtccataaattaaaaaaaaaaaatagagtgaTTCTCGTGCttcattacaaatataaattgtttaaaaaaaattaataataataaagtgactcttttgaataataattattattttattttttttcttattgtttaatttattatttctgCGTTTTTTTAAACActtgaaatattttcaaattgaaaAGTTTTGGTTAGAGAAATAATCTGGTTAAAttactagtaaaaaaaattaaagatgatgAAAGGGCTAGAATACTCCTTCCCCTACTTTCTTTCATATAAACTTcactattttctattttttttaacaaaaattaaaacctgataaaaaaaatgactaaaattttgatattgatAGATGGAAGAGTTGGTGTTTAAGgacaacaaaattattatggttgggtctaattattaaaatattattttatatttaattttataaaattaaagtaaagataatatttgtattttagtaataatttgaatgatcacataattaattttcaattagtttaaaggataattccttaattaattaaatagatattattaaaacataactgaataaaatttattgaacCTAACCAGCCCTAACTATAAATACAGATAAACTATTCAATGCTAGATGAAAAGTCACCACAGTTTACAGGCTATTGGTTTGTCCAATTACAAAAgcccttctttctctttctttatctTTGACCAACTGCATCAGCTATGAAATCTTCAGAGAGATTATCATCATCCTCCGAAGAAGGCAACAACGGCCATGAGAAACTTCAATTAATTTGTAGTCATCGGGAAGAAATGCAATCCAGAATGAGCGAGATCAGTTCTTCTGAAGAAAATCGgttcaaaatgaatattaacaTGATATTGATCGGGATGAACTATGCATGCTTGTTGGTTGGGTCCGTATCAGCGAGTCTTGTCTCCAAATTCTACTTCATTCATAAGGGTTCAAGCCGTTTGGTCTCCACTTTAGTTCAATGCGCCGGATTCCCTCTCCTCATCCCTCATTATTTCTTCCCTTCAATTTCACCCGGAAAACGTCCTTTTTCTCGATTGATCGCCAGACCGAGAATCCTAGGACTCTCTCTTTTTGTCGGACTCCTCCTAGGAGTAAATAACTTGCTCTTCTCATGGGGAAATTCATACCTCCCGCTTTCCACTTCCTCTCTACTCTTGTCATCACAACTGGCGTTCAACCTTATTCTCTCCATTATCCTCGTCAAGCAAAAGCAAAAGGTTAACTTTCATAACCTAAACTGCGTCGTTCTGCTTTCCTTGGCCTCCGTCCTTCTCGCTCTATCCGCGAACAACGATCGCCCTCAGGGATTGACCCAGTCTGAATATTTGGTGGGGTTTTTCTGCACAGTCGGGGCGGGTTTGCTATTCGCACTCTATCTCCCTCTAATGGAGATAATATACAGAAATGTGGACTCTTATTCGATGGTGATGGAGATGCAGGTGGTGATGGAAGCGGCGGCGACTGCTCTAGCGGTGGTGGGGATGGCGGTGGACAAGGGGGGCGGGTTTAAGGAAATGGTTAACGAGTCTAGAAATGTGTTCGACATGGGTCCATGTGTATATTGGTGGACGATTGCAGGGAATGTGGTGATGTGGCAGGCTTGTTTTATGGGAACGGCGGGGATGGTGTTTTTAACGACGTCGTTGACGGGAGGAATATGTACGACGTCGCTCATGATGTTTAATATTGCGGCGGGGGTCGTGGTTTATGGAGATCCATTTAACGGCCTCAAAGCAGTATCAACACTACTTTGTTGTTGGGGattctcttcatatttgtaTGGAATGTATGTCCTTAACTtgaagaaggaggaggaggaagagaagCTTAATCAAACTCTAATAACAACCATTCGAGATGGAGATCATTCATAacattttccttctttttttaatatataaaatatcgtTGTTGTCGCATGTATTGGATTTGTTATGGATTTGAAGGAATCAAACtttttagtgtttatttttaacttaagtgggttaaatttttttaattcatttctttattaactattgattttcaaaagaaagagaaaaaagttTAAGGATTTGCATGCTATACAAGTGTCTCTACATGCATTTAGACAATGACATTAGAGATACGCATGCTATACAAATGTCTGTCTGTTCATTAATTACTTTTTCAGCCAATGACATTTGTTGTATAATTACAATACCTCGATTTTGACAAGAGAAAATTTATGACTCTCCaattatcatatataaaaaaaaaggtagTTTCCTTGTTTTTGAACTGAGTTAAAATTGCATTTCTAAATATTGGAGGGAAAAACTCAAAAGGAATTTGTGAGTTATAATGTGTCACAAATCTTCCCTCTATATAAATAAGTCCCTACATAATAAAAGAGTACATGTActcaaaattttctaattaaaacaaATGTATCCTTTCAAAAACTAAATACAATTAAAAgactcaaaaaaaaatatatatttaaaatatttacactcCCTAGGGTCAGTAAATACGGTATAATCTATCTTATACTTACCGAAAGTTTCGGTTtagaaaaatacatattttttttttactgtaCCTTGATTtcaatataccttaatttttgtacgatatcaatattatatctttgatacttaaaaaaaatcaaacaaaatagtgaaataaaataaaatgcatatggatacataaattgaaaaatattacactataattatattttaatttaattttcaaaaatcatatttttatacataaattaacataaaatttatttggaaaaataaaataaaattttttaagtttggataaaaaaatagatactTTGAAAGTTGAGCTTCAAATATATTCCAAGaaggaaataaatttattaaaattggttaatttatcattaattcttGCTCAAAATTTCATAATGCGAGAATCTAATTTTTGAAGAAAAGGATATAAAAATCAGTTacagattttttatatttataatatcagCAAGCCACCGTCGTCGCTGATATTTTTTGCCAAATAAT is a window of Impatiens glandulifera unplaced genomic scaffold, dImpGla2.1, whole genome shotgun sequence DNA encoding:
- the LOC124917064 gene encoding probable purine permease 4; protein product: MILIGMNYACLLVGSVSASLVSKFYFIHKGSSRLVSTLVQCAGFPLLIPHYFFPSISPGKRPFSRLIARPRILGLSLFVGLLLGVNNLLFSWGNSYLPLSTSSLLLSSQLAFNLILSIILVKQKQKVNFHNLNCVVLLSLASVLLALSANNDRPQGLTQSEYLVGFFCTVGAGLLFALYLPLMEIIYRNVDSYSMVMEMQVVMEAAATALAVVGMAVDKGGGFKEMVNESRNVFDMGPCVYWWTIAGNVVMWQACFMGTAGMVFLTTSLTGGICTTSLMMFNIAAGVVVYGDPFNGLKAVSTLLCCWGFSSYLYGMYVLNLKKEEEEEKLNQTLITTIRDGDHS